The following coding sequences are from one Panicum hallii strain FIL2 chromosome 5, PHallii_v3.1, whole genome shotgun sequence window:
- the LOC112894055 gene encoding taxadiene 5-alpha hydroxylase-like — MLRAYGTSLQRPFSVSVLSIAAPISHMDFSLLLALMAIALPVLLHLLARARKPRPGTAKLPPGSLGLPVIGQSLGLLRAMRANTAERWVQDRVDRYGPVSKLSLFGAPTVLLTGPAANKFVFFSGALAMQQPRSVQRILGEKNILELMGADHKRIRGALAEFLKPDMLRMYVGKIDGEVRHHLDESWAGRATVMVMPLMKRLTFDIISLLLFGLERGAVRDALAGDFEHVMDGVWAVPMDLPFTAFRRSLKASASARRVIAGIMRETKVKLERGEASRSSDLIACLLSLTDDSGAPQLSEEEIVDSSVVTLVAGHDTSSILMTFMVRHLANDPDTLAAMVQEHDEIAKNKGDGEALTWDDLAKMKFTWRVALETLRLVPPVFGNFRRAIQDTEFDGYLIPKGWQVFWVASATHMDAAMFHEPAKFDPSRFEDQPSATAPPCSFVAFGGGPRICVGKEFSRIETLVTMHYLVRRFRWKLCCKEDTFVRDPMPSPLHGLPIELENKPSSP, encoded by the exons ATGCTACGAGCCTACGGTACAAGCCTACAAAGGCCATTCTCCGTGTCAGTCCTCTCCATCGCGGCTCCAATTTCTCATATGGATTTCTCTCTCCTCCTAGCGCTCATGGCCATCGCCTTGCCCGTGCTCCTCCACCTCCTAGCGAGAGCGAGGAAGCCACGGCCGGGCACGGCCAAGTTGCCCCCGGGCTCCCTGGGCCTGCCGGTGATCGGCCAgagcctcggcctcctccgcgcCATGCGCGCCAACACCGCCGAGCGGTGGGTCCAGGACCGGGTCGACAGGTACGGCCCGGTGTCCAAGCTGTCGCTGTTCGGCGCGCCGACGGTGCTCCTCACGGGGCCCGCGGCCAACAAGTTCGTCTTCTTCAGCGGCGCGCTGGCGATGCAGCAGCCGCGGTCCGTGCAGAGGATCCTGGGGGAGAAGAACATCCTGGAGCTCATGGGCGCCGACCACAAGCGCATCCGCGGCGCGCTGGCCGAGTTCCTCAAGCCGGACATGCTGCGGATGTACGTGGGCAAGATCGACGGCGAGGTGCGGCACCACCTGGACGAGAGCTGGGCCGGCCGGGCCACCGTCATGGTCATGCCGCTGATGAAGAGGCTCACGTTCGACATCATCTCCCTGCTGCTCTTCGGCCTCGAGCGAGGCGCCGTCCGCGACGCCCTCGCCGGCGACTTCGAGCACGTCATGGATGGCGTGTGGGCCGTCCCCATGGACCTGCCATTCACGGCGTTCCGCCGGAGCCTGAAGGCCAGCGCCAGCGCTCGCCGGGTGATCGCCGGGATCATGCGGGAGACGAAGGTCAAGCTGGAGCGGGGCGAGGCCTCCAGGAGCAGCGACCTCATCGCGTGCCTGCTCAGTTTGACCGACGACAGCGGCGCGCCGCAGCTGAGCGAGGAGGAGATCGTGGACAGCTCCGTGGTgaccctcgtcgccggccatgacACCTCGTCCATCCTCATGACGTTCATGGTCCGCCACCTCGCCAACGACCCGGACACCCTCGCCGCCATGGTCCAAG AGCACGACGAGATCGCAAAGAACAAGGGCGATGGAGAGGCCCTGACATGGGACGACCTGGCGAAGATGAAGTTCACGTGGCGCGTCGCGCTGGAGACCCTCCGCCTGGTGCCTCCCGTGTTCGGCAACTTCAGGCGAGCAATCCAGGACACCGAGTTCGACGGGTACCTCATCCCCAAGGGATGGCAGGTGTTCTGGGTGGCGAGCGCGACGCACATGGACGCCGCCATGTTCCACGAGCCGGCTAAGTTCGACCCGTCCAGGTTCGAGGACCAGCCGTCGGCGACGGCCCCGCCATGCTCGTTCGTGGCGTTCGGCGGCGGCCCGAGGATCTGCGTCGGCAAGGAGTTCTCCAGGATCGAGACGCTGGTGACGATGCACTACCTGGTCAGGCGGTTCCGGTGGAAGCTCTGCTGCAAGGAGGACACCTTCGTCAGGGACCCCATGCCGTCGCCGCTGCACGGCCTACCCATCGAGCTCGAGAACAAGCCCTCCTCTCCCTGA